From a single Wolbachia endosymbiont of Oedothorax gibbosus genomic region:
- the purN gene encoding phosphoribosylglycinamide formyltransferase has translation MKKIKLGILISGRGSNMQALIEACQDQNFPAEVACVITNNSEAAGLKAAEQAGVPAFVVKDKPLDADKIHEILVQHKVDLICLAGFMRILKADFLSKWHNKVINIHPSLLPSFKGLNAQEQALKAGVKITGCTVHYVTPEVDAGAIIAQVAVPVLPTDDIQSLSVRILAEEHKCYVEAVGSIAESINY, from the coding sequence ATGAAAAAGATAAAACTCGGAATACTAATTTCAGGCAGGGGATCAAATATGCAGGCCTTGATAGAAGCATGTCAAGATCAGAATTTTCCCGCAGAAGTTGCATGTGTTATCACAAATAATAGTGAAGCTGCTGGTCTGAAAGCAGCAGAGCAAGCAGGAGTTCCAGCGTTTGTTGTTAAGGATAAACCACTTGATGCTGATAAAATTCACGAAATACTTGTTCAACATAAGGTTGATTTAATTTGCCTTGCAGGGTTTATGAGAATTCTCAAAGCTGATTTTCTGAGTAAATGGCATAACAAGGTGATAAATATTCATCCCTCTCTACTTCCATCTTTTAAAGGCCTAAACGCTCAAGAGCAAGCTCTAAAAGCAGGTGTAAAAATTACAGGTTGTACTGTACATTATGTCACTCCTGAAGTTGATGCTGGAGCCATAATTGCTCAAGTTGCTGTGCCAGTGTTACCAACTGATGATATTCAAAGCCTCTCAGTACGCATTCTAGCTGAGGAGCATAAGTGTTATGTAGAAGCAGTAGGATCAATAGCAGAAAGTATTAATTATTGA
- a CDS encoding Na+/H+ antiporter subunit E, whose translation MNLRQKIKFFSLSFITLFALWIILSGYFEPFFIFCGVFSSIFTLFILRKLINAEGALSQILNGTNRLSFYKLVSYIPWLMYQIILSSVYVTKKVLQFKSKLEPIVILRKCKGHNDESIALFANSVTITPGTLTVNVESKQKTYLSTMCLIDKDLESGISEIENKILKILRSVK comes from the coding sequence ATGAACCTTAGGCAAAAAATCAAGTTTTTTTCTCTGTCGTTTATAACTTTATTTGCTCTATGGATTATACTTTCTGGTTATTTTGAGCCGTTTTTTATTTTTTGTGGAGTATTTTCTTCTATATTCACGTTGTTTATCCTTAGAAAGTTGATAAACGCTGAAGGCGCTCTTAGCCAGATTTTAAATGGTACGAATAGACTGTCGTTTTATAAGCTCGTAAGTTATATACCATGGTTAATGTACCAAATTATTCTATCAAGTGTTTATGTAACAAAAAAGGTGCTACAATTCAAATCTAAACTTGAGCCAATCGTTATCCTAAGAAAATGCAAAGGACATAATGATGAAAGCATTGCGTTATTTGCCAATTCAGTCACAATCACTCCTGGGACTTTAACTGTCAATGTTGAAAGTAAGCAGAAAACATATTTATCTACCATGTGTTTGATAGACAAAGATCTTGAAAGCGGGATTTCTGAAATAGAAAACAAAATCTTAAAAATACTACGTTCAGTTAAGTAA